A genomic window from Micromonospora ferruginea includes:
- a CDS encoding aldo/keto reductase, whose translation MATSTQPAKASGSYRIGGDLRVDRLGYGAMQLTGPGVWGDPKDPAEAVRVLRRAYELGVTFIDTADSYGPFVSEMLIKEALHPYADDLVIATKAGLTRSGPGDWRPVGRPEYLRQQCELSLRHLGLESIGLYQLHRIDAQVPLADQLGELALLKQEGKIRHIGLSEVSVEQIEAARKITPIVSVQNLYNLADRSAEDVLEHCERNDLAFIPWFPIATGNLARPGGPLDAISTGHGATPAQLALAWLLRRSPVMLPIPGTSSVGHLEENVAAAGVELTDDEYEALSKAA comes from the coding sequence ATGGCCACCAGCACCCAGCCGGCCAAGGCGTCGGGCAGCTACCGGATCGGTGGTGACCTGCGGGTCGATCGCCTGGGCTACGGGGCGATGCAGCTCACCGGTCCGGGTGTCTGGGGCGACCCGAAGGACCCGGCCGAGGCGGTGCGGGTGCTGCGCCGGGCGTACGAGCTGGGGGTCACGTTCATCGACACCGCCGACTCGTACGGGCCGTTCGTCAGCGAGATGCTGATCAAGGAGGCGCTGCACCCGTACGCCGACGATCTGGTGATCGCGACGAAGGCCGGGCTGACCCGCTCCGGCCCGGGCGACTGGCGGCCGGTGGGCCGCCCGGAATACCTGCGCCAGCAGTGTGAGCTGAGCCTGCGCCACCTGGGCCTGGAGTCGATCGGGCTCTACCAGTTGCACCGGATCGACGCCCAGGTGCCGCTTGCGGACCAGCTCGGCGAGCTGGCGTTGCTGAAGCAGGAGGGCAAGATCCGGCACATCGGGCTCTCCGAGGTGTCGGTGGAGCAGATCGAGGCGGCTCGGAAGATCACCCCGATCGTGTCCGTGCAGAACCTCTACAACCTGGCCGACCGCAGCGCCGAGGACGTGCTGGAGCACTGCGAGCGCAACGACCTGGCGTTCATCCCCTGGTTCCCGATCGCCACCGGCAACCTGGCCCGGCCGGGCGGCCCGCTGGACGCGATCTCGACCGGGCACGGCGCGACCCCGGCGCAGCTCGCCCTGGCCTGGCTGTTGCGCCGGTCGCCGGTGATGCTGCCGATCCCGGGCACGTCGTCGGTGGGCCACCTGGAGGAGAACGTGGCGGCCGCCGGGGTGGAGCTGACCGACGACGAGTACGAGGCACTGTCGAAGGCGGCCTGA